In Hugenholtzia roseola DSM 9546, the following are encoded in one genomic region:
- a CDS encoding hydrogen peroxide-inducible genes activator — translation MNFQQLQYITALAQTQNFVKAADLCSVTQATLSQMVKKLEEELGVKIFDRSRLPIVPTEIGFKIIKQAQLILQEQERLHQIVQQEQTLLQGELKLGIIPTLAPYLLPLFVKSFLEKYSAISLKINELTTEEIVKQLENQTIDVGILALPLGEAQIKEMPLFYEEFVAFSPTFASSHREKDKVYILPKDLDFSKLWLLEEGHCLRHQVLNLCELKARDASQNQLDFETGSLETLKKMVKLHQGITILPALALLDLSAEEKGQIRYFEPPAPVRQIGMVSYRYFVKERLILALKQEILSQLPSHIERESDLKKIVPIKS, via the coding sequence ATGAACTTTCAACAACTTCAATACATAACAGCCCTTGCGCAAACCCAAAATTTTGTCAAGGCAGCCGACCTCTGTTCGGTTACGCAGGCTACTTTGAGCCAGATGGTTAAAAAATTAGAGGAAGAATTGGGAGTTAAGATTTTTGATAGAAGCAGATTGCCTATCGTTCCTACCGAAATTGGTTTTAAAATCATCAAACAAGCGCAACTAATTTTGCAGGAGCAGGAGCGTCTGCACCAAATTGTGCAGCAGGAGCAAACGCTATTACAAGGCGAGCTAAAATTAGGAATTATCCCTACGCTTGCGCCTTATTTGTTGCCGCTTTTTGTGAAATCTTTTTTGGAAAAATATTCGGCTATCTCACTCAAAATCAATGAATTGACTACGGAAGAAATTGTAAAACAGTTAGAAAATCAAACGATTGATGTGGGAATTTTAGCCCTGCCTTTGGGCGAGGCGCAAATCAAAGAAATGCCGCTTTTCTACGAGGAGTTTGTTGCTTTTTCACCTACTTTCGCATCTTCGCATAGAGAAAAAGATAAAGTTTATATTTTACCAAAAGATTTAGATTTTTCTAAACTTTGGCTTTTAGAAGAGGGACATTGCTTGCGCCATCAGGTCTTGAATTTGTGTGAATTGAAGGCGCGTGATGCTTCACAAAATCAGTTAGATTTTGAAACGGGAAGTCTGGAAACGCTCAAAAAAATGGTGAAATTGCATCAGGGCATCACGATTTTGCCCGCCTTGGCGTTGTTGGACTTATCGGCGGAGGAAAAGGGGCAAATTCGCTATTTCGAGCCGCCCGCACCTGTGCGTCAGATTGGCATGGTTAGCTATCGGTATTTTGTCAAGGAGCGGCTCATTTTGGCACTCAAACAAGAGATTTTAAGCCAACTACCGAGCCACATAGAGCGAGAATCTGACCTAAAAAAAATTGTACCTATTAAATCATAA
- a CDS encoding metallophosphoesterase family protein, whose protein sequence is MSAVRPLSVPNSFAVPMENRQGRRFAISDIHGCARTLYALIDKIGLTTQDQLFLLGDYINKGPDSKGVLDFILKLKQKKYQIFALRGNHEEILIQSQQKILIEKQQNTYPNYPTYPNTRKLKNILDERGLLLPQYRDFFYNLDYYFEINNFLLVHAGFDFSQANPFLDKQKMLWTRYFEPDIQVVGNKRIIHGHVPEYLQFIKDDIEYGNPVICIDNGCVHHTRKAAGLGNLVALDLDQMDIIAQENIEFRKQFSIHF, encoded by the coding sequence ATGTCTGCGGTGCGCCCACTTTCCGTTCCCAACTCTTTTGCCGTTCCTATGGAAAATCGGCAGGGACGGCGTTTTGCCATTTCAGATATTCATGGCTGTGCGCGAACCTTGTACGCCTTAATCGATAAAATCGGACTCACAACCCAAGACCAACTTTTTCTTTTAGGCGACTACATCAATAAGGGACCTGATTCAAAGGGAGTTTTAGATTTTATTTTAAAATTAAAACAAAAAAAGTACCAAATATTTGCATTAAGAGGGAATCACGAAGAAATTTTGATACAAAGTCAACAAAAAATTTTAATAGAAAAACAACAAAATACCTACCCCAACTACCCAACTTATCCCAACACGCGCAAACTTAAAAATATTTTAGACGAGCGCGGTCTTTTACTTCCACAGTATAGAGATTTTTTTTACAATCTTGATTATTATTTTGAAATTAATAATTTTTTATTAGTACATGCTGGTTTTGATTTTTCGCAGGCAAATCCCTTTCTCGATAAGCAAAAAATGTTATGGACACGCTATTTTGAGCCTGATATTCAAGTAGTTGGCAATAAACGCATCATTCATGGACACGTGCCAGAATATCTGCAATTTATCAAAGATGACATCGAATACGGAAACCCTGTTATTTGCATCGACAACGGTTGCGTGCATCATACGCGAAAGGCAGCAGGACTTGGAAATTTGGTAGCCCTTGATTTA
- a CDS encoding AAA family ATPase encodes MPYSSTQGVVLFGAESTGKSTLSVLLANHYQTLYNPEFVRSYLEERHLFGLIQHQKQISYTDVEMIALGQLISEKNCFRQASLLEKKYVFFDTNLITTLVYSREIYKQIPVFLEAMIEKQPYDHYFLLDTEGQWQPDLQRESPAVQHFFQEKMRAELEKRNLVYELISGSELERLQKIIQFLDKN; translated from the coding sequence GTGCCTTATTCTTCCACACAGGGGGTTGTCCTTTTTGGTGCAGAATCTACAGGTAAAAGTACCTTATCTGTTCTTTTAGCAAATCATTATCAGACGCTTTACAATCCCGAATTTGTCAGAAGCTATTTAGAGGAGCGACATCTTTTTGGGCTAATTCAACATCAAAAGCAAATTTCATATACAGATGTAGAAATGATTGCATTGGGACAGCTTATTTCAGAAAAAAACTGTTTTAGACAGGCTTCTTTATTAGAAAAAAAATACGTTTTTTTTGATACAAATTTAATCACTACTCTGGTGTATAGTCGTGAAATTTATAAACAAATTCCTGTTTTTTTAGAGGCTATGATTGAAAAACAACCCTACGACCATTATTTTTTGCTCGATACAGAGGGACAGTGGCAGCCCGATTTACAACGCGAAAGCCCTGCGGTGCAGCATTTTTTTCAGGAGAAAATGAGAGCAGAATTAGAAAAAAGAAACCTTGTCTATGAACTTATTTCGGGGTCGGAGTTGGAAAGACTACAAAAAATTATACAATTTCTTGATAAAAACTAA
- a CDS encoding S9 family peptidase produces MNKLRLWAFFLLLGIALPLHLPLQAQKKNKNADSKQAENALTVEAVYTTAGLYEKSVQSVNWLKSGSFYTALTNNAIVKYDLTTGQAVETWFEGSDFNIQVSDYQLGSDEAQILILTNQESIYRRSYQAIYYLYNRNDKAFEKLKNGEMISYATLSPDGKKVAYVQNNNLFVYDLATKKETAITKDGKRNEIIHGSTDWVYEEEFGFAQAFYWSPDSKKIAYYTFDESQVKEYNMQLWSSKSLYPQDYHFKYPKAGEQNSKVSISIFNLENDSQIRAKIGNETDIYIPRVQWTKDANLLAIRKLDRLQQNLELYHTNAQTGESVLVLKEKEDTYIDIEYTSDLHYLKNGKQFVMMSERSGYNHLYLYEMNGQLVSQITNGNWEVTELLGIDESSEISTLYFLSTEVSPLERHFYRMQIDGKNKEKLTSMAGFHEVNMSQDFSYYILNHSNTTTPLTVRLFETNSNKELKVLAENSLVLTTTQKFGMVKKEIGEFTNSNGDKIYYQMYKPASIKKKEKLPVLMYVYGGPASQEVRNAWGGRPNDYFHQILVQKGYIVVTVDNRGTEARGAAFKKATYRNLGKLEVQDQIDGAKFLATLPYVDATRIGIWGWSYGGYMSSLLMTLGADYFKAGIAVAPVTSWRYYDTVYTERFLQRPQDNPTGYDAYSPITHAKKLKGAFLLVHGTGDDNVHFQNAVIFQEALIQANKDFDSFYYPDKNHGIYGGMTRIHLYNKMLKFWLLNL; encoded by the coding sequence ATGAATAAACTTCGACTTTGGGCTTTTTTCTTGCTTTTAGGAATTGCCCTCCCCCTACATTTGCCGCTGCAAGCGCAGAAAAAAAACAAAAATGCGGACAGCAAGCAGGCAGAAAACGCGCTTACGGTAGAAGCGGTATATACTACGGCAGGATTGTATGAAAAATCGGTACAATCTGTAAATTGGTTGAAAAGTGGCAGTTTTTATACGGCACTTACCAACAATGCTATCGTAAAATATGACCTGACGACAGGGCAGGCGGTAGAAACTTGGTTCGAAGGTAGCGATTTCAATATACAAGTGTCTGATTATCAGTTGGGTAGCGACGAGGCACAAATTCTAATCCTTACCAATCAGGAGTCTATTTATAGGCGTTCCTACCAAGCCATTTATTATCTTTACAATAGAAATGATAAAGCATTTGAAAAACTAAAAAATGGTGAAATGATTTCTTATGCGACGCTTTCGCCTGATGGCAAAAAGGTTGCGTATGTGCAGAACAACAATCTTTTTGTCTATGATTTAGCCACGAAGAAGGAAACTGCCATTACAAAAGATGGAAAAAGGAATGAAATCATACATGGCTCTACGGATTGGGTTTATGAAGAGGAATTTGGCTTTGCGCAGGCTTTTTATTGGTCGCCAGACAGCAAAAAAATAGCTTATTATACCTTTGATGAAAGCCAAGTCAAGGAGTACAATATGCAACTATGGAGCAGTAAAAGTCTTTATCCCCAAGATTATCACTTTAAATATCCAAAGGCTGGCGAGCAAAATTCTAAAGTTAGCATTTCTATTTTTAATTTAGAAAATGATTCGCAAATAAGAGCAAAAATTGGAAATGAAACCGACATCTACATTCCGCGCGTTCAATGGACAAAAGATGCAAACTTGCTGGCTATCAGAAAGTTAGACCGTTTGCAGCAAAATTTAGAACTCTATCATACCAACGCACAGACGGGTGAAAGTGTCTTGGTTTTGAAAGAAAAAGAAGATACTTATATCGACATCGAATACACTTCCGACCTACATTATTTGAAGAACGGCAAGCAATTCGTGATGATGAGCGAGCGAAGTGGTTACAATCATCTTTATCTTTATGAAATGAATGGTCAGTTAGTTTCTCAAATTACCAACGGGAATTGGGAAGTAACAGAGCTACTTGGCATTGATGAGAGCAGCGAAATTTCTACGCTTTATTTCCTTTCTACGGAGGTATCGCCCTTAGAACGACACTTCTATCGCATGCAAATAGATGGTAAAAACAAAGAAAAACTTACATCTATGGCAGGCTTTCACGAAGTCAATATGAGTCAAGATTTTAGTTATTATATTCTGAATCATTCTAACACAACTACTCCCCTTACGGTTCGCTTATTTGAAACCAATTCAAATAAAGAACTAAAAGTTTTGGCGGAAAACAGTTTGGTTCTGACCACTACCCAAAAATTTGGCATGGTAAAAAAGGAAATAGGGGAATTTACTAATTCAAATGGTGATAAGATTTATTATCAAATGTATAAACCTGCTTCCATTAAAAAGAAGGAAAAACTACCTGTTTTGATGTATGTCTATGGCGGTCCGGCTTCACAAGAAGTTAGAAACGCTTGGGGTGGCAGACCTAATGATTATTTTCATCAAATTTTAGTACAAAAAGGATACATTGTCGTTACGGTAGATAACAGAGGCACAGAGGCGCGTGGAGCGGCTTTCAAAAAAGCTACCTACCGAAATTTGGGTAAATTAGAGGTGCAAGACCAGATTGATGGTGCAAAATTTTTGGCGACGCTACCTTATGTAGATGCCACACGCATAGGCATTTGGGGTTGGAGCTACGGCGGTTATATGTCGTCTTTGCTGATGACTTTGGGGGCGGATTATTTCAAGGCGGGTATCGCCGTTGCGCCTGTAACGAGTTGGCGTTATTACGATACGGTCTATACCGAGCGTTTTTTGCAGCGTCCGCAAGACAATCCGACGGGTTATGATGCCTATTCGCCCATCACGCACGCAAAAAAATTGAAGGGTGCGTTTTTGCTTGTGCATGGAACAGGCGACGACAATGTGCATTTTCAAAATGCGGTCATCTTTCAGGAGGCGTTGATTCAGGCAAATAAGGATTTCGATTCCTTTTACTATCCCGACAAAAATCACGGCATTTATGGGGGCATGACCCGTATTCATTTATACAATAAAATGCTTAAATTTTGGCTACTTAATTTATAG